gGCTCCTGTAACTAACTTATGTTGTTGAATTCTACTTTTTCCCTTAAATTCTTCACTTtcaacatatattttaaagtgtTGACCGCAACCTCCAGATACATCTTCAGTAGTTATTTTCACAGCTTTTGGAAAGGATTCCTTTAATACTTTATTAACAGCTTCTTCCATATTAGTTACTACTTGAGAAGATAATTTACGTAAACTAAAAGATAAATGTCTAAACATACGTAGTtaattaaattcttttattatctacaaaaaaaaaatccattatatttttatgatagataagaaaaattacaatataatGAACATTATTCCATAACAATCAAAACATTcttttaaagaattaatcttatcaaatattaatttttttatacccAAAAAATAACTAAAGATTATTTCTGAATGTCATTactttctaaaattattccTTCATTAGTATCATCTAATTTTGTAGTAAGAAGAATGACACAAACATCAATAAATAGATGTAATCTTGTAGCTGTCCTCCAACTAACCAGTACCCATGACATGGaagataattataaaatatgtaaagaTATGATAATAAGAGCAAAAAAAAGAGGTGCTGCAATGGTATTTTTACCTGAGTGTTTTGATTATGTTGGTCGTAATAAGGatgaaacaataaatatgGCTATTGATATTAATGGTGAATATATTGGAAGATTTAGAAAATTAGCtaaagaaaatgatatatGGTTAAGTTTAGGTGGTTTTCATCAAGTTGAtccaaataaaaaagttcTTCCTTTTAATAATCATTGTATAATTGATAATGAAGGAATCACAAGAGGTGAATATCAAAAGTTACATCTTTTTGATCTTGAAATTCCTGGAAAAGTTAAATTACTTGAGTCTGAGTTTAACTCAGCCGGTAAAACTATTCCATTACCAGTTGAAACACCTATTGGAAAAGTTGCTATGAATATTTGTTATGATGTAAGATTTCCTGAATTAGGATTAATTCATAGAAAAAATGGTGCTGAAATATTAACATATCCTTCAGCTTTTACAGTACCAACAGGTTTAGCACATTGGGAAGtatgtttattaatttaaaaaatattacccttttatttttaataataattttagagtCTTTTACGTGCTCGGGCAATAGAAACACAATCATATGTAATAGCTGCTGCACAAACTGGATCACATAATCCTAAACGTTCCTCATACGGTCATGCTATGATTGTCGATCCATGGGGTGCTGTTATTGGGCAAGCTTCAGATACTGTTGATATATGTTTTGgtgaaataaatttagatTATCTACAAAAAGTTCGTCAAAATCAACCTGTATTTGATCATCGTCGTAAAGATATCTATATGTTAGTTAATAATgaacaacaaaaattatatgataatgaCAATTATATGTTTgctaatattaaaattccAAAAAATCACGTATTTTATAGGAGTAAATATACTTATGCATTTGTCAATATTAGGCCAATTGTTAAAGGCCGTAAGTTTAAAGATATCAAAATATCATGatattaaattgtttattttatttatttagatGTTTTAATATGTCCTATTAGATATGTAAAAAGGCTTAGTGATTTAACAGATGAAGAGACTtgtgatatatttttagtagcaaaaaaaattcaaacagcattagaaaaatatttaaacagTACTGCTTGTACAATATCTTGTCAAGATGGTATTGATGCAGGACAAAGTGTGGAGCATGTtcatatacatattttaccTAGAAATAAAGATGATTTTGGAGATACTCCAGATgctatatataaagaaattctTGAACATGATAAAGATGGTAGAGTTGGAAGAAGTGATGAGGAGATGTCTCGTGAAGCAGATGAATttagaaaacttttttatacttCTTAGTAAcattttacatataaattttatttaaaattaagataaaataaaataaaataattaatatgtatattcggctttaaaattttttgccATAACACCAAAAGGATTATTTGCTACACAAGCATATATACCCTGGTCACCCATTGTTGCTGGATCTATTTCTAATTTACTCCAAATTTCATACTCATTTATTACTCTTTCATaatacttaaaataaaaattaattttttttttattaattattattttttaaaataaaacatacatGTATATTATTTCGTTGTTGCATTTCAGCACCCTCCTTAAACCATTTAATATTTGGTCTTGGATCACCTTTAGCTCTACATATCAAAACTAATTTATATCCTAGTCTAAATGCTTGAGCAAAATGTGAACCTGTTATAATTTGTGCactctattaaaaaaatatattaaaaaaaagggCAAACTATTTTTCCTTACTCGATTATCAGAAagttcatttttaattaatgaaaattcaGCAACTTGTGCCATTTGTAAATTAGTTTTACCTTTATTTTTTCCACCTCTTCTTGCACCCCGAGACTGAATTAATATAgcaaaagataatattataaaaagaattattaataaaaatcttgtttttattaatattttaaacatttttataaaataatcaatattaaaatattctttcaaataatattttaaataaaccaagaaaataaaatgatagaaAAGAAAGAAGTTTATcaatatgtttttataaatatattgacTGCCACCAACATTTTAGAAGAAGAGgggatattttaaatatatgccaatataaaatatacatagataaaaatgaaaaaatattttactacaTATTCATTGTGAtgataatgtaaaaataatttgataaaaaaagtttaataaaaaaagttgttattaagtatgttaattttgtaaatcaGACTTCAAagtaattgttttttttttgtaagctttaatatataattaatctattaataataaaaaaatttaaaaatgtacttttgaatatattttaaagaaaacaaaaaaaaattagtgcTATAATTTTCCAtgtgttatttttaaaaattacaattatcCAGAAAAACAAGACATAAATAACTCCATAATAGTAGACTATGCATCAAAGACAATTAAAAACCaataaaaaatgacaaaaGCAAATTTTCAAGCAACATTAAAAAACTAAACTGTATATAAGACAacatctattaaaaaaaacatattaaaaatggtGATAAACATGAATCGAGATacaaaatatcatttatttgcAAATATAAATCATATAGCTTTTATGGAAAAAATAGCATCACATAATATAATacaagaaatatataataaaaaatctacACTCAAAGATAAtccatataaaaattggttAGTATTGAACAAAGAATGAAGGATGAAATACAAAATTAGTAGGATCCTCCTTGGTGACAATATCCTtcataaataaatcaaaattctCATCCGAAGCCCATGAAGGGATATTTCTTTCATcaaaattgtatataaagTTGGTGGCATCATGAAGTGAAACTTTTTCAATGTCAAAAGTTATAGTTGTTTCGTCAAAACGAACACTTTTATCATGTTCAGCTCTACCacaacttttcttttttaaaactcCTTTAATTGGTTTTGAAATTAATTCTTGATCTGccttattttgttttttttccacttttttttctacacaACTTGGTAAAACATTTGCTTTTTTCACAAAACTTCTCTTTTTGGTAgaactaatttttttcaattttatactAGTTTTTTGGCGTTCCACCAAAGCACCATTAGCCTCCTTCaatttttctctttttaGATGTCTTTGGGAATTCCGTGGTTTTGGACCACTTAAAAGACACATCTTTGGTTTGATATTATTCGAAGCATTAGTAGGCTTTACTGAGCACATATTTCCTTGGATATCTACGCCTTGCCTACGAT
This Strongyloides ratti genome assembly S_ratti_ED321, chromosome : 2 DNA region includes the following protein-coding sequences:
- a CDS encoding BolA-like protein 3; translated protein: MFRHLSFSLRKLSSQVVTNMEEAVNKVLKESFPKAVKITTEDVSGGCGQHFKIYVESEEFKGKSRIQQHKLVTGALKDYISQWHAVTIDTKAI
- a CDS encoding Nitrilase homolog 1; amino-acid sequence: MSLLSKIIPSLVSSNFVVRRMTQTSINRCNLVAVLQLTSTHDMEDNYKICKDMIIRAKKRGAAMVFLPECFDYVGRNKDETINMAIDINGEYIGRFRKLAKENDIWLSLGGFHQVDPNKKVLPFNNHCIIDNEGITRGEYQKLHLFDLEIPGKVKLLESEFNSAGKTIPLPVETPIGKVAMNICYDVRFPELGLIHRKNGAEILTYPSAFTVPTGLAHWESLLRARAIETQSYVIAAAQTGSHNPKRSSYGHAMIVDPWGAVIGQASDTVDICFGEINLDYLQKVRQNQPVFDHRRKDIYMSKYTYAFVNIRPIVKGHVLICPIRYVKRLSDLTDEETCDIFLVAKKIQTALEKYLNSTACTISCQDGIDAGQSVEHVHIHILPRNKDDFGDTPDAIYKEILEHDKDGRVGRSDEEMSREADEFRKLFYTS
- a CDS encoding Immunoglobulin subtype 2 domain and Immunoglobulin-like domain and Immunoglobulin I-set domain and Immunoglobulin-like fold domain-containing protein, which encodes MSLKTNSCNRFLAEAELDPTLVPGYTTCTLFDNEMLGGIHGNTRIENFIKELSKQYEILAKPISDSCTENCRRTRRLLKEKKEQLNVPNHVIKEGKSSQKQVTKHCLKKMEGHSPFCSKKRRRTSVVRKAIADCNKAKALKVKEEREKRQNAALNRRQGVDIQGNMCSVKPTNASNNIKPKMCLLSGPKPRNSQRHLKREKLKEANGALVERQKTSIKLKKISSTKKRSFVKKANVLPSCVEKKVEKKQNKADQELISKPIKGVLKKKSCGRAEHDKSVRFDETTITFDIEKVSLHDATNFIYNFDERNIPSWASDENFDLFMKDIVTKEDPTNFSRGARRGGKNKGKTNLQMAQVAEFSLIKNELSDNRSAQIITGSHFAQAFRLGYKLVLICRAKGDPRPNIKWFKEGAEMQQRNNIHYYERVINEYEIWSKLEIDPATMGDQGIYACVANNPFGVMAKNFKAEYTY